CTGGTTGAACACTTCGTCTAGAAATAGTTTACACTTTTCCTGCTGGATCTAATAATAGGAGGGTTCTTTATGAGTACGATGAAAGTTAGTGTCGTTACACCTGATGGCCCAGTTTATGAAACTGATGTGGAAATGATCAGTGTAAAAGCATTGAGCGGTGAATTAGGTATCTTACCTGGTCATATTCCGATGGTAGCTCCGCTTTCAATTAGTGCGGTTCGCTTGAAGAAGGATAACGAAACACACTTGGTCGCTGTTTCTGGTGGCTTCCTAGAAGTAAGAAAGGGACAAGTGACTATCCTTGCTCAATCAGCTGAA
This region of Bacillus solimangrovi genomic DNA includes:
- a CDS encoding F0F1 ATP synthase subunit epsilon — translated: MSTMKVSVVTPDGPVYETDVEMISVKALSGELGILPGHIPMVAPLSISAVRLKKDNETHLVAVSGGFLEVRKGQVTILAQSAEIPSEIDPERAKAAKERAERRLKNGPKDNMDSKRAELALKRAINRLNVTGM